The following proteins are co-located in the Microvirga ossetica genome:
- the lptG gene encoding LPS export ABC transporter permease LptG, whose product MLIGRTLGAYFSRQFLKTIFLVFATVFTLVYTLDFVELMRRAGDAPGATTGAIAQLALFRTPAIAEQVMPFAVLFGSMAALLQLSRKLELVVARAAGISAWQFLQPGLLIALLIGILSVTVYNPVSATLKQRGSTMESQIFSRNVQTREKPIWIRQRSQDGQAIFRANGSAIDSATLFGVTVYAFDDAGAFTHRVEAKEAALHDGFWELKEARILSATEEPQTHDRYLIASTLQPSQVRQSFVDPDAVPFWDLKETISQMKQADLNTTTYALHYDLLLARPLLFIAMVFVAASVSLRFFRFGGVAIMVLGGVAAGFVLYVATELMAELGASGIISSLVAAWFPAVVGSLLGTLALLYQEDG is encoded by the coding sequence ATGCTGATCGGCCGCACTCTCGGTGCCTATTTCTCGCGACAGTTTCTTAAGACTATTTTCCTGGTCTTCGCGACTGTCTTCACGCTTGTCTATACCCTGGACTTCGTGGAGCTCATGCGCCGGGCGGGCGATGCCCCGGGCGCCACGACCGGAGCGATCGCGCAGCTCGCCCTGTTCCGGACGCCAGCCATTGCCGAGCAGGTCATGCCCTTCGCGGTCCTGTTCGGCAGCATGGCCGCCCTCCTCCAGCTCAGCCGCAAGCTCGAGCTGGTGGTGGCAAGAGCTGCCGGCATTTCCGCCTGGCAGTTCCTGCAGCCCGGGCTCCTGATTGCGCTCCTGATCGGAATCCTCTCCGTCACGGTCTACAACCCGGTCTCCGCGACGCTGAAGCAGCGCGGCTCGACCATGGAATCTCAGATCTTCTCGCGCAACGTCCAGACCCGGGAAAAGCCCATCTGGATCCGGCAGAGGAGCCAGGACGGGCAAGCCATCTTCCGCGCCAACGGCTCGGCCATCGACTCGGCCACCCTTTTCGGGGTGACGGTCTATGCCTTCGACGATGCAGGAGCCTTCACCCACCGGGTCGAGGCCAAGGAAGCGGCCCTGCACGACGGCTTCTGGGAGTTGAAGGAGGCGAGGATCCTCTCGGCCACCGAGGAGCCTCAAACCCACGACCGCTACCTGATCGCCTCCACCCTTCAACCCTCGCAGGTTCGACAGAGCTTCGTCGACCCCGATGCGGTCCCCTTCTGGGACCTCAAGGAAACCATCAGCCAGATGAAGCAGGCGGATCTCAATACCACCACCTATGCCCTTCATTATGATCTGCTTTTAGCTCGCCCGCTCCTGTTCATCGCCATGGTTTTTGTGGCCGCATCCGTATCGTTAAGATTCTTTCGATTTGGTGGTGTAGCCATAATGGTTCTGGGTGGCGTCGCAGCCGGGTTCGTGCTTTATGTCGCCACTGAGCTTATGGCGGAGCTTGGGGCTTCGGGAATCATCAGCTCGCTTGTTGCGGCCTGGTTCCCTGCTGTAGTAGGCAGTCTGCTGGGGACCTTGGCATTATTGTATCAAGAGGACGGCTGA
- the lptF gene encoding LPS export ABC transporter permease LptF, producing the protein MTLLERYILKITFSAFAACLVALTGVIWITQALRELDLLTGKGQTLFIFLTVTGLSLPALISVIAPVALFLATLYTLNRLNGDSELIVMSAGGMPPQRLLRPFLALATFVCLIVGVISIYLMPASFQELRLLFTKIRADFVGTMAKEGQFITLENGFTFHYREKSGDSLLGIFMEDLREKDKAIVYLAERGQTVEQNGNAYLVLQKGSVQRKEPNSRDSSIVAFERYAVDLSAFNKEGGDVVYKPRERSTTQLLFPDKNELLYQEQRGRFRAELHDRLSSWLYPLAMMMIAFVGLGEARTTRQGRGIAIAGAVVAIVLMRILGFAASSAVARTPFAVVAIYGVPLAGILVSLLLILKGPAMRSAQTRLHAAIRNLIPSRSPAPQKA; encoded by the coding sequence ATGACACTTCTCGAACGATACATCCTGAAAATCACATTCAGTGCCTTCGCCGCGTGCCTGGTCGCCCTCACGGGCGTCATCTGGATCACGCAGGCCCTTCGCGAGCTCGACCTTCTGACCGGCAAGGGGCAGACGCTTTTCATCTTCCTGACGGTGACCGGCCTGTCCCTGCCGGCCCTCATCAGCGTGATCGCGCCGGTCGCCCTGTTCCTGGCGACCCTCTACACGCTGAACAGGCTGAACGGGGATTCCGAACTGATCGTCATGAGCGCCGGCGGCATGCCGCCGCAGCGCCTGCTGCGGCCCTTCCTGGCCCTGGCCACCTTCGTCTGCCTCATCGTGGGGGTCATCTCGATCTATCTCATGCCTGCGAGCTTCCAGGAGCTCCGGCTGCTGTTCACGAAGATCAGGGCGGATTTCGTAGGGACCATGGCCAAGGAAGGCCAGTTCATCACGCTGGAGAACGGCTTCACCTTCCACTACCGGGAGAAGTCCGGGGATTCGCTGCTCGGGATCTTCATGGAGGATCTGCGGGAGAAGGACAAAGCCATCGTCTATCTCGCCGAGCGCGGCCAGACCGTCGAGCAGAACGGAAACGCCTATCTCGTGCTGCAGAAGGGCAGCGTTCAGCGCAAGGAGCCGAACAGCCGCGATTCGTCCATCGTCGCCTTCGAGCGCTATGCCGTCGACCTGTCGGCCTTCAACAAGGAGGGAGGCGACGTCGTCTACAAGCCACGCGAGCGGAGCACGACCCAGCTCCTTTTCCCCGACAAGAACGAGCTTCTCTACCAGGAGCAGCGGGGGCGCTTCCGGGCCGAACTGCACGACCGCCTGTCCTCCTGGCTCTATCCGCTGGCCATGATGATGATTGCCTTCGTCGGATTGGGCGAGGCCCGCACCACCCGCCAGGGGCGGGGCATTGCCATCGCCGGCGCCGTCGTAGCGATCGTGCTCATGAGAATTCTCGGCTTCGCCGCGTCGAGTGCCGTCGCGCGCACGCCATTTGCCGTGGTGGCGATCTATGGGGTGCCCTTGGCCGGCATCCTTGTCAGCCTGCTGCTGATCCTGAAGGGACCTGCCATGCGGTCGGCCCAGACCAGGCTGCATGCGGCGATCCGCAACCTGATCCCGTCGCGCTCACCCGCACCCCAGAAGGCCTGA
- a CDS encoding leucyl aminopeptidase, whose amino-acid sequence MAESFKIDFQGPGKVESGDLIVFVGEDLKPTPAVAKQLGAKAVDLIAKAAAAENFKGKAKSAMSIVVPAGLSVDRLIVVGIGGEKDRAALDFVQLGGLVAGKLNGKLATVVLDLPGTTIAPDAVADMALGAQLRRYSFDRYKTKKDDNGSKGAGRLVLSVADPAAVKKVYKAREGVQQGVIIARDLVNEPPNVLGPQEFAARAQALTKLGVEVEILDDKAMKKLGMQALLGVAQGSVRGGRVAIMRWNGGKAGDQPIAFIGKGVVFDSGGISIKPGAGMEDMKGDMAGAACVVGLMHALASRKAKANVVGAIGLVENMPDGNAQRPGDIVTTMSGQTIEIINTDAEGRLVLADVLWYVQDRFKPKFMIDLATLTGAILVALAQEYAGLFSNNDDLAERLSAAGKATGERVWRMPLGPEFDKMIESKFADMKNSAGRFGGSSTAAALLQRFVNDVPWAHLDIAGTAMGSPATEINKGWSSGWGVRLLDRLVRDHYEA is encoded by the coding sequence ATGGCCGAAAGCTTCAAGATCGACTTCCAAGGCCCTGGCAAGGTCGAGTCCGGTGATCTCATCGTGTTCGTCGGGGAGGACCTCAAGCCGACGCCCGCCGTCGCCAAGCAGCTCGGCGCGAAGGCGGTCGATCTCATCGCCAAGGCTGCGGCGGCCGAGAATTTCAAGGGCAAGGCGAAATCGGCCATGTCCATCGTCGTCCCGGCCGGTCTGTCGGTGGATCGGCTGATCGTGGTCGGAATCGGAGGCGAAAAGGACCGGGCAGCCCTGGATTTCGTCCAGCTCGGCGGCCTGGTCGCAGGCAAGCTGAACGGTAAGCTCGCGACGGTGGTCCTCGATCTGCCCGGGACAACCATCGCGCCGGATGCGGTGGCCGACATGGCCCTCGGCGCTCAGCTGCGCCGCTACAGCTTCGACCGCTACAAGACCAAGAAGGATGACAACGGCTCCAAGGGCGCGGGTCGTCTCGTGCTGAGCGTGGCGGATCCCGCTGCGGTCAAGAAGGTCTACAAGGCGCGCGAAGGCGTCCAGCAGGGCGTGATCATCGCCCGCGACCTCGTCAACGAGCCGCCGAACGTGCTTGGCCCTCAAGAGTTCGCCGCCCGCGCTCAGGCCCTCACCAAGCTCGGAGTCGAGGTCGAGATCCTCGACGACAAGGCGATGAAGAAGCTCGGCATGCAGGCTCTTCTCGGCGTGGCGCAGGGCTCCGTGCGCGGCGGCCGGGTCGCCATCATGCGCTGGAACGGCGGCAAGGCGGGCGACCAGCCCATCGCCTTCATCGGCAAGGGCGTGGTGTTCGATTCGGGCGGCATCTCGATCAAGCCCGGCGCCGGCATGGAGGACATGAAGGGCGACATGGCGGGCGCAGCCTGCGTGGTCGGCCTCATGCATGCGCTGGCAAGCCGCAAGGCAAAGGCCAACGTGGTCGGCGCCATCGGCCTCGTCGAGAACATGCCGGACGGCAATGCCCAGCGCCCGGGCGACATCGTGACCACCATGTCCGGGCAGACCATCGAGATCATCAACACGGACGCCGAAGGCCGTCTCGTCCTTGCCGATGTGCTCTGGTACGTGCAGGACCGGTTCAAGCCGAAATTCATGATCGATCTCGCGACCCTGACCGGTGCGATCCTCGTGGCGCTCGCTCAGGAATATGCCGGCCTGTTCTCGAATAACGACGACCTCGCCGAGCGCCTCTCAGCCGCCGGCAAGGCGACCGGCGAGCGCGTCTGGCGCATGCCGCTCGGGCCGGAATTCGACAAGATGATCGAGTCCAAGTTCGCCGACATGAAGAACTCGGCCGGCCGCTTCGGCGGATCGAGCACGGCGGCGGCGCTGCTCCAGCGCTTCGTCAACGACGTGCCTTGGGCGCATCTCGACATCGCCGGCACGGCCATGGGCTCGCCGGCGACCGAGATCAACAAGGGCTGGAGCTCGGGCTGGGGCGTACGCCTCCTCGACCGGCTCGTGCGCGATCATTACGAGGCGTGA
- a CDS encoding DNA polymerase III subunit chi: MTEVLFYHLQHQPLEAVLPTLLQKTLERGWRAVVQVTTEERMSALDDHLWTFTDESFLPHGTDREAHAADQPILITLSSENPNGASIRFLVEGADLPADITSYERLAVLFDGNDVQALAFARDQWRAVKEGSHDATYWQQDERGRWQRKA; this comes from the coding sequence ATGACCGAGGTCCTTTTCTACCACCTCCAGCATCAGCCGCTTGAGGCCGTGCTGCCCACGCTCCTGCAGAAGACGCTGGAGCGGGGGTGGCGCGCGGTGGTGCAGGTGACGACCGAAGAGCGCATGTCCGCACTCGACGATCATCTCTGGACCTTTACCGACGAGAGCTTCCTGCCGCATGGAACCGATCGCGAGGCCCATGCCGCAGACCAGCCCATCCTCATCACCCTGTCGAGCGAGAACCCCAACGGCGCCTCGATCCGCTTTCTCGTGGAGGGCGCCGATCTTCCCGCGGACATCACATCCTACGAGAGGCTGGCGGTTCTCTTCGACGGCAACGACGTCCAGGCGCTCGCCTTCGCCCGCGACCAGTGGCGTGCTGTGAAGGAAGGCAGCCACGACGCGACCTACTGGCAGCAGGACGAGCGCGGACGCTGGCAGCGGAAGGCGTGA
- a CDS encoding S10 family peptidase — translation MMTRALRLPLYAALMLSLALPLGANAQEQGGGREQAQGQQEARRPRPEARDAQALPAESVTRHTLQLPGRTLSFTATAGHLTLADQQGAPQAEIGFVAYTRDDADPATRPVTFAVNGGPGASSAYLHLLAIGPWQLPLGGPGISPSASSTLVPNAETWLDFTDLVFIDPPGTGYSRVVGGDQARERFYSVQGDIDGLAAATMRWLKEKNRLTSPKFFVGESYGGFRGPLLAQKLQSDQGIGFSGLVLVSPVFDFDWLDQGSGAPWTNAALLPSLAAEKLSREGPVSRDKLQEAETYASGEYLVDLMRGLQDKQAVERVSRRVADLSGLNPELTRRLAGRIDMRTVQRELRRDSSQVVSAYDTNVAIADPNPTSQSSRFEDPVLDGMTAPLTSAIIQHLTQTLNYKAEGRYNLLNGSINGAWRWGGGRNGPESLEELRQALSLDGNLRVLVAHGFTDLVTPYYASQLLLNQLPELGPQKRVALAVYEGGHMFYSRQASRQAFKADVQRLFEEALRARAAD, via the coding sequence ATGATGACCCGAGCGCTGCGCCTTCCTCTCTACGCCGCCCTTATGCTGTCGTTGGCGCTGCCTCTCGGCGCCAATGCGCAGGAGCAGGGGGGAGGGCGCGAGCAGGCTCAAGGGCAGCAGGAGGCGCGTAGGCCTCGGCCCGAGGCCAGGGACGCTCAGGCGCTGCCTGCGGAATCGGTCACGCGCCACACCCTGCAGCTTCCCGGTCGCACGCTCTCCTTCACGGCGACGGCAGGCCATCTGACGCTGGCGGATCAGCAGGGCGCGCCGCAGGCGGAGATCGGCTTTGTTGCATATACGCGCGACGATGCCGATCCGGCGACGCGGCCGGTCACATTCGCGGTGAATGGCGGCCCGGGCGCTTCCTCCGCCTATCTCCACCTCCTGGCCATCGGTCCCTGGCAGCTGCCGCTCGGCGGCCCCGGGATCAGCCCTTCGGCGTCTTCCACCCTCGTGCCCAATGCGGAGACCTGGCTCGATTTCACCGATCTCGTGTTCATCGATCCGCCCGGCACCGGCTACAGCCGCGTGGTCGGCGGCGATCAGGCGCGTGAGCGGTTCTATTCCGTCCAGGGCGACATCGACGGCCTTGCGGCTGCAACCATGCGCTGGCTGAAGGAGAAGAACCGGCTGACCTCGCCGAAATTCTTCGTCGGCGAGAGCTATGGCGGCTTCCGCGGGCCGCTCCTGGCGCAGAAGCTGCAGAGCGACCAGGGAATCGGCTTCAGCGGGCTCGTTCTCGTCTCGCCCGTCTTCGACTTCGACTGGCTCGACCAGGGCAGCGGCGCGCCATGGACCAATGCAGCCCTTTTGCCTTCCCTTGCGGCAGAAAAACTCTCCCGTGAAGGGCCGGTGTCGCGCGACAAGCTGCAGGAGGCGGAGACCTATGCTTCCGGCGAGTATCTCGTCGATCTCATGCGCGGCCTTCAGGACAAGCAGGCTGTCGAGCGCGTCAGCCGGCGGGTGGCCGATCTGAGCGGGCTCAATCCCGAGCTCACGCGACGGCTGGCCGGGCGCATCGACATGCGCACGGTCCAAAGGGAATTGCGCCGCGATTCGTCGCAGGTGGTGAGCGCCTACGACACGAATGTGGCCATTGCCGATCCGAATCCGACGTCCCAGTCATCCCGCTTCGAGGACCCGGTTCTCGACGGCATGACCGCGCCTCTGACGAGCGCGATCATCCAGCACCTGACCCAGACCCTCAACTACAAGGCGGAGGGGCGCTACAACCTGCTCAACGGCTCGATCAACGGCGCATGGCGCTGGGGCGGCGGGCGCAACGGGCCGGAAAGCCTCGAGGAGTTGCGTCAGGCCCTGTCCCTCGACGGCAACCTGCGGGTGCTCGTCGCCCACGGCTTCACCGATCTAGTAACGCCCTATTACGCTTCCCAGCTTCTCCTGAACCAGCTTCCCGAACTCGGTCCCCAGAAGCGTGTGGCCCTCGCTGTTTACGAGGGCGGCCACATGTTCTATTCGCGACAGGCGTCACGGCAGGCTTTCAAGGCTGACGTGCAGCGGCTTTTCGAGGAAGCCCTGCGGGCACGGGCCGCCGATTGA
- a CDS encoding AAC(3)-I family aminoglycoside N-acetyltransferase, with the protein MPATPFAIRRLSSPDIALMRRLNALFGDVFAEPETYGAEPPTDEYLKDLLAKDHVVVLVASSGEEILGGLVAYEFDKLERARREFYIYDLAVAEKHRRRHVATGLIGHLREIASTRGGWVVYVQADYGDDPAIALYEKLGTREEVLHFDIAVERTQK; encoded by the coding sequence ATGCCCGCGACGCCCTTCGCAATCCGCCGTCTCTCATCACCCGACATCGCGCTCATGCGCCGGCTGAACGCCCTGTTCGGTGATGTCTTCGCCGAACCTGAAACCTATGGCGCGGAACCGCCGACGGACGAATACCTGAAGGATCTCCTGGCGAAGGACCATGTCGTCGTCCTTGTTGCATCGAGCGGCGAAGAGATCCTCGGCGGCCTCGTCGCCTACGAGTTCGACAAGTTGGAGAGAGCGCGACGCGAATTCTACATCTACGATCTTGCCGTCGCGGAAAAGCATCGCCGGCGGCACGTCGCGACGGGGCTGATCGGGCATCTGCGCGAAATCGCATCGACGCGCGGCGGCTGGGTCGTCTATGTGCAGGCCGATTACGGCGACGACCCGGCCATCGCGCTCTACGAAAAGCTCGGCACGCGCGAAGAGGTCCTGCATTTCGACATCGCGGTCGAGCGAACGCAGAAGTGA
- a CDS encoding ABC-F family ATP-binding cassette domain-containing protein gives MLHVNDLTFRIGNRLILDRASFNLPTGAKVGLVGRNGAGKTTLFKIVQGELSTESGTVTLPRGMKIGAVAQEAPGGPETLIEVVLAADKERSALLAEAETADGLRRAEIETRLTDIGAHSAPARAAAILHGLGFDAEAQNRPCSDFSGGWRMRVALAAVLFTEPDLLLLDEPTNYLDLEGTLWLYDYLGRYPHTVLIISHDRELLDTCVNHILHLDRGKLTIYRGGYTSFARQYAEKRELTAKMAAKQEAERKHLQAFVDRFKAKASKARQAQSRVKRLAKLEPIATIVEDDVLPFNLPGPERPAAPPLITVEGGAVGYGERIVLERLNLTIAPDDRIALLGSNGNGKSTFCKLVGGRLAPMKGEMRTPSRMDVAYFAQHQLDELNPKATAYDHVAERMPDTPIAKIRARTAQIGFPGAKADTPVSALSGGEKARLLMGLAAFDGPHLLILDEPTNHLDIDSRTALMEAINDYTGAVILVSHDRFLIEACADRLWIVGNGGVKAFDGDMDDYRQLVLSGELDPQKRSDRPQAATASKGDERRAAAERRAALAPLRKKLDALEARMAKLTEVIGKVDAALADGTAFQKDPSKATDLSRMRAEAAATLASVEEEWLMLSSEIEEAGA, from the coding sequence ATGCTTCACGTCAACGACCTGACCTTCCGCATCGGCAATAGGCTGATCCTCGACCGCGCCTCCTTCAACCTGCCCACCGGGGCGAAGGTGGGGCTCGTGGGGCGCAACGGCGCGGGCAAGACCACCCTGTTCAAGATCGTCCAGGGAGAGCTTTCCACAGAAAGCGGCACCGTCACCCTGCCCCGCGGCATGAAGATCGGCGCCGTGGCCCAAGAGGCGCCGGGCGGGCCCGAGACCCTGATCGAGGTCGTGCTCGCCGCCGACAAGGAGCGCTCCGCCCTCCTCGCGGAAGCGGAGACCGCCGATGGCCTGCGCCGCGCCGAGATCGAGACCCGGCTCACCGATATCGGCGCCCATTCGGCGCCCGCCCGCGCCGCGGCGATCCTGCACGGCCTCGGCTTCGATGCCGAGGCGCAGAACCGTCCCTGCTCCGACTTCTCGGGCGGCTGGCGCATGCGCGTGGCGCTCGCCGCCGTGCTGTTCACCGAGCCCGACCTGCTCCTCCTCGACGAGCCGACCAACTACCTCGATCTCGAAGGCACCCTCTGGCTCTACGACTATCTCGGGCGCTATCCGCACACGGTGCTGATCATCAGCCACGACCGGGAGCTGCTCGACACCTGCGTCAACCACATCCTCCATCTCGACCGGGGTAAGCTCACGATCTATCGCGGCGGCTACACCTCGTTTGCCAGGCAATATGCCGAGAAGCGCGAGCTGACCGCCAAGATGGCGGCAAAGCAGGAGGCCGAGCGCAAGCACCTCCAGGCCTTCGTCGACCGCTTCAAGGCGAAGGCCTCGAAGGCCCGGCAGGCGCAATCCCGCGTCAAGCGGCTGGCGAAGCTCGAGCCCATCGCCACCATCGTCGAGGACGATGTGCTGCCCTTCAACCTGCCGGGACCCGAGCGCCCCGCCGCGCCGCCCCTGATCACCGTCGAGGGCGGCGCCGTCGGCTATGGCGAGCGGATCGTGCTCGAACGCCTCAACCTGACTATCGCGCCGGACGACCGGATCGCCCTGCTCGGGTCGAACGGCAACGGCAAATCCACCTTCTGCAAGCTCGTCGGCGGCAGGCTCGCGCCGATGAAGGGCGAGATGCGCACGCCCTCGCGCATGGATGTCGCCTATTTCGCCCAGCACCAGCTCGACGAGCTGAACCCGAAAGCCACCGCCTACGACCATGTAGCCGAGCGCATGCCGGACACGCCGATCGCCAAGATCCGGGCCCGCACGGCGCAGATCGGCTTTCCCGGCGCCAAGGCGGATACGCCGGTCTCGGCCCTGTCGGGCGGCGAGAAGGCGCGCCTGCTCATGGGGCTTGCCGCCTTCGACGGCCCTCACCTGCTCATCCTCGACGAGCCGACCAACCATCTCGACATCGACAGCCGCACGGCGCTGATGGAGGCGATCAATGATTATACCGGTGCCGTCATCCTGGTGAGCCACGACCGCTTTCTCATCGAGGCCTGCGCCGACAGGCTGTGGATCGTCGGCAATGGCGGCGTGAAGGCCTTCGACGGCGACATGGACGATTATCGCCAGCTCGTGCTCTCCGGCGAGCTCGATCCGCAGAAGCGCTCCGACAGGCCGCAGGCCGCGACCGCCTCGAAGGGCGACGAACGCCGCGCCGCCGCTGAGCGCCGGGCGGCGCTCGCGCCATTGCGCAAGAAGCTCGACGCGCTCGAGGCGCGGATGGCGAAGCTCACGGAGGTGATCGGCAAGGTCGATGCGGCGCTCGCCGACGGCACCGCCTTCCAGAAAGATCCCTCGAAGGCGACGGATCTCTCCCGGATGCGCGCCGAGGCTGCCGCCACCCTCGCCTCCGTCGAAGAGGAATGGCTGATGCTTAGCAGCGAGATCGAGGAAGCAGGCGCTTGA
- a CDS encoding Crp/Fnr family transcriptional regulator, producing MARLAGIKLFKGLDIDLERFEARANWRRFDPEEVLVDFDEPSTDVYFLLAGEVRVLMRTPSGKEVILYEMKPNDLFGELAALDGVPRSANVSALTRGEACVMPAAVFKELLFSHQVVSERLFCLMAARIRELNNRFMEQTVLDLRHRLYSELLRLSTPRQDRSGERVITPPPFHHIVAARIGCRREQITREFSMLTQEGLIERTRGALILRQPDVLKARVTEALQTDR from the coding sequence ATGGCGAGGCTCGCCGGGATCAAATTGTTCAAGGGGCTGGATATCGACCTTGAGCGCTTCGAGGCGCGGGCCAACTGGCGCCGCTTCGATCCCGAAGAAGTCCTGGTCGACTTCGACGAGCCCTCCACCGACGTCTATTTTCTTCTCGCAGGCGAGGTCCGGGTGCTCATGCGCACCCCCTCGGGCAAAGAGGTCATCCTCTACGAGATGAAGCCGAACGACCTCTTCGGCGAACTGGCCGCCCTCGACGGCGTGCCGCGTTCGGCCAATGTCTCCGCTCTGACCCGGGGTGAGGCCTGCGTCATGCCGGCCGCGGTCTTCAAAGAGCTGCTGTTCTCGCACCAGGTGGTGTCGGAGCGTCTCTTCTGCCTCATGGCCGCGCGCATCCGCGAGCTGAACAACCGCTTCATGGAGCAGACGGTGCTCGATCTTCGGCACCGGCTCTATTCCGAGCTTCTGCGCCTGTCGACGCCGCGGCAGGACCGGTCGGGGGAACGCGTGATCACGCCGCCGCCCTTCCACCACATCGTGGCCGCCCGCATCGGTTGCCGGCGCGAGCAGATCACGCGGGAATTCTCCATGCTGACCCAGGAGGGACTCATCGAGCGCACGCGCGGCGCCCTGATCCTGCGCCAGCCGGATGTGCTCAAAGCGCGCGTAACCGAGGCCCTGCAGACGGATCGCTAG
- a CDS encoding TetR/AcrR family transcriptional regulator yields MSAAHDTTRELSAVEESSESAKRRQILEGARKVFLAQGFDGASMGEIAKVAGVSKGTLYVYFDSKESLFEALTTEEKRGLAEVLFKLDAEDPDVRGALTRLGLSYLRRLGKPEHVSSIRMVMGAAEKFPRLGQAFYEAGPCQGIARLSAYFDRQVEAGRLSIEDTGVAAQHLLDLCVSGILRRMLFSVGEPPTESEIQRNVENAIRVFFAAYGPQDPASDPSAGPRLRAL; encoded by the coding sequence ATGAGTGCCGCGCATGACACCACCCGGGAGCTTTCCGCCGTCGAGGAAAGCAGCGAGAGCGCGAAGCGCCGCCAGATCCTGGAAGGTGCACGGAAGGTATTTCTGGCCCAGGGCTTCGATGGCGCCAGCATGGGCGAGATCGCCAAGGTCGCCGGCGTCTCCAAGGGCACGCTTTATGTCTATTTCGACAGCAAGGAGAGCCTGTTCGAGGCGCTGACCACCGAGGAGAAGCGGGGTCTGGCCGAGGTGCTGTTCAAGCTCGACGCCGAGGATCCTGACGTTCGCGGCGCCCTGACGAGGCTTGGCCTCAGCTATCTGCGCCGCTTGGGCAAGCCCGAGCACGTATCCTCGATCCGGATGGTGATGGGGGCAGCGGAGAAGTTCCCGCGCCTGGGGCAGGCCTTCTATGAGGCCGGACCCTGCCAGGGCATCGCGCGGCTGAGCGCCTATTTCGACCGGCAAGTGGAAGCGGGCCGTCTCTCCATTGAGGATACCGGCGTCGCAGCCCAGCATCTCCTCGATCTCTGCGTCTCCGGCATCCTGCGCCGCATGCTCTTCTCGGTCGGCGAGCCGCCGACGGAAAGCGAGATCCAGCGCAACGTGGAGAACGCGATCCGGGTCTTCTTCGCGGCCTATGGGCCGCAGGACCCGGCTAGCGATCCGTCTGCAGGGCCTCGGTTACGCGCGCTTTGA